The genomic stretch GACCATTGCTTGGTACGGTACGCACCAAATGATGGAACTGACGCTTGATCGCTTCAAGATCATCGAAGATGTCAGCATGATCGAATTCAAGGTTATTCATGACCAAGGTTCTTGGATGGTAATGAACGAACTTAGAGCGTTTATCGAAAAAAGCACTGTCGTATTCGTCAGCTTCGACCACGAAGAACATGCTTTCGCCCAGACGAGCTGAGATACCAAAGTTACCTAATACACCACCCACTAAGAAGCCCGGCGCATAGCCACAGTCTTCTAATATCCAAGCTAGCATGCTAGATGTTGTCGTCTTGCCATGCGTACCGGATACGGCCAACACCCAACGATCGTGCAGCAAGAACTCTTGCAACCACTGCGGGCCAGATGTGTATCTAAGGTTGTTATCCAATACATACTCAACACACGGATTACCGCGGCTCATCGCATTACCGATGACCACAAGGTCTGGTCTTGGCTCTAATTGGCTAGGGTCGAACCCTTCAATAATTTCAATTCCTTGAGACTCCAATAAGGTGCTCATCGGAGGATAAACATTCGCGTCACTACCGGTAACCTTGTGACCTAATTGACGAGCCAATACCGCAGCACCACCCATGAAGGTGCCACAAATTCCTAAGATATGAATATGCATAAATTGCTTCCAAACGCTTGGCTAAATGAACCATGTCTAAATCAAACTACTTGCACTCATTATCATTAAATGACGATTAAAAGCGAGCGGCAATGCAAAACAAATTGAGTCGACATAGTAAGTGAGATCTGTGTCGCTTAGTTCATTACCATTAAAAAGATCTAACCTTTAGAATTTAGGTAAGCGTCTAGATGAATAAAGCCCACTCAAGAGGCCGAATCTACAGTGCTCAAATCCCCCCTAATATTGAGAGAAGTTTAAGGAAATAACATGTCTGAGATGCGCACCCTTGGTGAGTTCATTGTTGAGAAACAGAGTGACTTCCCCCATGCAAGCGGTGATCTATCATCCCTTTTGTCGTCTATTCGACTTGCTGCAAAAATTGTTAACCGTGAGATCAACAAGGCTGGCCTAGTCGACATCACTGGCGCTGTTGGTACAGACAACGTGCAAGGTGAAGAACAGCAAAAGCTAGACCTTTACGCGAACGACAAATTTAAAGCGGCTCTAGAAGCTCGTGACCAAGTTTGTGGTGTAGCAAGTGAAGAGGAAGACGAAGCAGTCGCGTTCAACAAAGAGCTCAACAAAAACGCAAAATACGTTGTTCTGATGGATCCACTTGATGGTTCTTCAAACATCGATGTGAATGTATCTGTTGGTACAATTTTCTCTATCTACCGTCGTGTGTCTCCTATTGGAACGCCACCGACACAAGAAGATTTCTTACAGCCAGGACACAAGCAAGTAGCCGCGGGTTACGTGATTTACGGTTCTTCAACCATGCTTGTTTACACAACAGGTGCTGGCGTAAACGGCTTCACCTACGACCCATCACTGGGTACCTTCTGTCTATCTCATGAAAACATGATGATTCCAGATGAAGGCAAGATTTACTCAATCAACGAAGGCAACTACATCCGCTTCCCTACGGGTGTGAAAAAGTACATCAAGTACTGCCAAGAGAATGAGCCAAGCGACAACCGTCCTTACACATCACGTTACATCGGTTCTCTAGTATCAGATTTCCACCGTAACCTGCTGAAAGGCGGCATCTACTTGTACCCAAGCACACAAAGCCACCCACAAGGTAAACTGCGTCTGCTTTACGAATGCAACCCAATTGCTTTCCTTATGGAACAAGCAGGTGGTATCGCT from Vibrio pomeroyi encodes the following:
- the fbp gene encoding class 1 fructose-bisphosphatase, with protein sequence MSEMRTLGEFIVEKQSDFPHASGDLSSLLSSIRLAAKIVNREINKAGLVDITGAVGTDNVQGEEQQKLDLYANDKFKAALEARDQVCGVASEEEDEAVAFNKELNKNAKYVVLMDPLDGSSNIDVNVSVGTIFSIYRRVSPIGTPPTQEDFLQPGHKQVAAGYVIYGSSTMLVYTTGAGVNGFTYDPSLGTFCLSHENMMIPDEGKIYSINEGNYIRFPTGVKKYIKYCQENEPSDNRPYTSRYIGSLVSDFHRNLLKGGIYLYPSTQSHPQGKLRLLYECNPIAFLMEQAGGIASDGAQRIMDIKPTELHQRVPFFVGSTNMVRKVEEFLELNPE